From Erigeron canadensis isolate Cc75 chromosome 5, C_canadensis_v1, whole genome shotgun sequence:
CCCCTCTTCCCATGAAAGTCAGGACAAAATCTTAGCGGATAATCGCGGGTCGATAGTATCGAACCCGTACGTCCTCTTGGACAAAAGTCCGAATGTCCAACCTCTCAGGTTATCAGTGAAGGATGTacaatattcaaatattatatgtaGTCGTATAATTAATTTTCTCATtgaaatgataattaaaatttaaaaaaatataaactacaagtctacaacacTAATTAAAGACTATTGTTTgtatgaataaaaaaattatactgtTAAAATTTATACTAAAAATACAAGTATTTTAGATATGTTAATAACACGTTATACCAAAAcccataaaatatattatacatagtGATAGTGGATTCAGAGACACATAGATAAGATCCAGAATCGAACCTAACTTTTGATCTCTTGAATTGAAATATCTTGTCTGATCACTGATACTGACCTTTAATTTGTTCCTTCATCTGatgatatatacaaattaactttaatatacgagtaattaattaattgaagatgaTAACCAATAAGGTATTAACACACTACACATTACGgccaacatatataaatattcgtGAATCAACCCATGTGTGTTTTAGTAAACAAATACATACTAATTAATACGGTCTAATATGGATTTTACTAGAAATTAACAAACAATCACAAAAATCCAAATGTAATTAGACCAGAGCATTGTAATTTCAACCAACCTTTCCATTAAAGTTTAACCTGCATGCATGCATTCAACCACAAGACAAAAATAGCCCAATGCTCTAGTACAGTATATATTTAGCCTTTCTTTGATGCAAAGTCTTCACACCGGcccatttattaattaatatatttagcctttcataattaattaaggTACGCGCGTacgtaaaaagaaaataaaaaattaaatatgaagCAGTTATCTGGTTTCCAGCTGGTTCTGTTTTCCGTGTTTGTTGCGAGCTTGGTCGTATCTGGAGCCCAATCTTGCAGCCCGAGTGGGAAGCTGAAAGGAAAAAAACCGCCTCCGGGAAAATGTATCAACGATCCCGATTGTTGCAGAGACGGCAAGTTTTACACCACATACACATGTTCCCCTCCGGTCACAAAGCAGACAAAGGCGACTATGACGATCAACGACTTTGAGAAGGGCGGGGACGGTGGGGCCCCATCCGAGTGTGATAACAAGTACCACTCAAACGAGACGCCGGTTGTGGCGCTGTCCACAGGGTGGTACAATAAAGGGAGCAGGTGTCTCAAGTATGTGAACGTACACTACAAGGGTAAGAGCGTAAAGGCAAAGGTGGTGGACGAATGTGACTCCACCAAGGGGTGTGACTCGGATCATGGGTTCCAACCGCCGTGTCCTAATAACGTAGTGGACGGATCTAAAGCTGTTTGGGAGGCCCTTGGGGTGCCTAAGAGTGACTGGGGTGAAGCCCAAGTTACATGGTCAGATGCTTGAATAATTATCCGGCCAATAAcacaattaatataattaattgaaGAAGTTGTTATACGTACGTACTGTCTGAATAAAGTAATTAAGTAACTAAAGAATAATTAAGCAGCACGTACAATTCTCTCCGCTAGCTAATCAGTGTAATTTCCTCCATGGACCGAGGGAATTTCCTTTGcaagtttttatataatgaataacCGACAAAACTTGTTCTCGATCTTCTCCTTTAATTTTCAGGGCTAACACGCTCCTTAATCTATcttccctttatatatatatatatatacagtagtaTAATAATTTTCAATTAGATAGAACATCAAAAGACATACACCCGGATGAGCTGGATTTGGTTGTTTCTGAACTTGAAAATAACTCAAAGCTGAAGATGCAAACAATCGATCACTGACGTACAGTTGaggttctatatatatattgggttaTCTTTAATCTCAAGAAACCAAAAAATTTTGTAACTATGAAAGGGAATGGGTCAAATGCATGCGTCTTATTATGGGTAGCTAGAAGTTGCATCAGACCCGTTTCAACCTGTTACCTAATTTGTTCGATCATCTTGTCAATTCTAATCTAAAAGTCTAGAATTTTACTTAATGTTATCTTTCACGACCCAAAACCGTTGACCTTTTGACTAAAATGGTTGACTTTTTGggagaaaattttttttgttgaattttggaccaaaactgtTGATGGTACTCCACAATTAGAATTGTAATTTACAAAAGGTAGGTATGAAACCTCTAACTTTAGACAAAGAACAGCGACAATCTTTGtaattaactttataaatttcaaaagattTCTACGAGAGTTTGTTCAATATTTCGAGCAGGTCCCCTCTGTTTCTGTTTTGGGCTCCAGTACGTACGCTAGCCTGCTACTTTGTGTCCCAATTGAACTGAGTTTAACGTCtccatttctttttttcaactttaacagtaggaatttaaaattgataaaaaagaTCGAGTATATAttctattaaatatttttgcttTTTTGATCGACCCTAATTAAGGTTTTCTCTCGTTTGTTAGCATTTGTGACAAGGTAGAAATATTATTTACGGGTGTTACTTGAAGGTGAAAAAACCTCTAGCTAGCCTTTTGGTACATAGGGATCGAACCGGTTGACCACTCTCCCAAACCACTTGATCCACTTCGGgttttaatttattagtatttttcttttactatttaaaataaacaatataatatcatacgagtatatatttggACGATACAAACAAAACATTCACAAAACTCCAATCACGTTGTTAGGTTGACATTGTAACTTACCTTAAGAAATATAACCATTCTAGCAAAAGACAAGGATCATATATAGTGACTATATATTGAATACCCTTCAACTTCAATATTGTATACCAAATTAATACCATTGACAACTTACAAAAGTTTGAAAGATAAAATGAAGCAGCATGCTCTAATCTTCTCCGTTCTGCTTTCCTTGCTTTATTTTACCTTGTTCATATCATCCATCTATATATGCTGATCCCTCTGGCCACCTAAAAGCAACGATGACAATTAACAGCTTTGAGAAGGGTGGCAGCGGTGGAGCTGAGGACACTCCGAGTGTGTCCACTAGATGGTACAATCATGGAAGAATAAGGTGCTCAAagtttatcaatatatattacaAGGATAGACACGTAAAAGCGCTAAGGTTGTTGACGAGTGTGACTCGGCCAGAGGATGCCCAAATAACATTGTGGATGCACCTAAAGCCGTTTGGAAGGCCCTCCGGGTGCTTAAAACCAATGGGGTGAAACCAAAGTTACTTGGTCGGACGCATGATGATCGATCATAATATATATCGCgctaattaaacaaattaattaaatgatatatatacttgataaAGAATTTTCAAGTGTCTTTATGTAATTAGCCATGGTAGTTAATTAGCTGAgtttagtaaatatatgataataatgataataaaataatactaactagattttagacccgtgtccaacactggacacgaggtttacgatattatcaatattagatcttcacacatttaattcataacagattataattttgaagatatacggttataagtgttatactttgtaagttgtagtacaataatcacatgctcgtcattgtcattattagctaagacatATTGAAGGAATTGTTTGTCATAGTCATTCCCCAAGACACATGATACAATATATtatctattatagaattttttaaatCTACTTGTAgttataatgtgatattattatgaaagataattaagaaatagaatataaacatacttttgatcatgtacttgacattcaagtatgtATTTGATAGTGATGCGGACCCATAaatagataacaattatgattgttttcatatttttttgataacaattagaactattgatttgagtaacaattgtcactttagaaaattaaatataatatagatactttttgtaaccttttttaaatttttgaaaaaacctccttaagttgatggctaaaaagtgtatggtcaatgagatccatcCGAAGATCTTTGTGAACGTTTGGGTTCTGTATCTCTGCCAGTCGACCATTCGATGGCTGTGGCGCAACCGGGGGATCTAGAatataatcaaaatttattgcgtggtcctcgtcttttaaaatcatgttgtgaagaatacaacacacatacatgatcttacggatgggggtttcttccatttgtcgtgccggttctctaagtatttttcatttttttttataataccaaaAGCTCGCTCCATATCCTTCCTTGCGGCCTGCTGTGCCTTAGCAAATCGAATCCTTTTCTCACCGGTTGGATGAGAAATCGTTTTCACAAACATCGCATATCTTGGATAGATCTCATCCACGAGAAAATACGGGTACTTATATTCGGTTCCATTTACAGTGAAAGAAACCAGTGGGGCTGTGCCGTCTTCAAAGGCATTGAACAAaggagattggttcaacacattaaggtcgttgtttgaaccggcAATACCTAAGTATGCGTGCCAAATCCAACAATCCTGTGACGCCACTGCTTCAAGCGATATCGTCGGCCCATTATGATCACCTCGCGTGTACTGGCCATGCCAAGCCGTTGGACAATTATCCCAAGCCCAGtatgtacaatcaagactccccacgtaatatatatatatatattattaaaccGAAATTATtaaactacgtaatatatatatatatatatacacattattaaATCGAAATTATTAAACTAcgtaatacatatacatatatatatacacataaccgtatataagtaaatatatacctaACATGCCGGGGAAACCATGATAAAACGCATGATGATCCAAAATGCGTTGCGTATCATTACGCGTTGGCCTACGCAAATATTCATGTCGGTATAATCTAATGACTCTATCACAAAAAGCATTAAGGGTGACACACGACGATCTTTCTGACATATTTAAGTAATCATCTAAACTGTCGGGATTACTACCGTATGCTAACGGGCGAACGGCAGATGTGCACCTCTGTAAAGCCGAGAACCCCATTTTCCCACGACCGTCGACCCTCCgttgaaaatattcaaaattgatTTCCAAATCTGAAGCTATCTTCACAAACAATCGTCTACTCATCCGAAACCGTGTTCTAAAAAAATTCTCATCAAATTTCGGTTCCTCGGCAAAGTAATCTCGAACAAGACGGTCGTGCGTCTCGACACAATTGTCTCTGTTTGTATACTTTCTTGAAGAGGAGGCAGTATCACGGACATCTTGTTCAATCGCATAATGTGCCATTGCGAAAAGATTAATATATCGTTCCGTCTCGTGGGATGAACTCGAGTCCGATTGGAAATTTGGGGGTGTTGGGCCGTGATTGTCAAAAAATATAAGATTAttgaagaaaaggttcatgattgttgtttgataaaatatatttgtatatatgatatatgtgtgtgtgatttgtgtgttttatgtttgaaagaaaaaaaaaagaaacagaacGAGAGCAGAGGataaaaagagaaagaagaaaagagaaagaagaaagaaaagagaaggaaATCCGTTGGGGGTGGGACCCGCtagctttttatttatttatttattttttaatgttggTAACGGTCGAAAACAATAGGCACAAGAACCGGCACGGTGCTCCCCAGTTCTCTCCCCACCCCaccggtaccggggggtcggCGCGGTGTGCCAACCGATACCGGTCCGGTACCTGCTCCTCCCCCACTGTGCTCCATCTAGCCTAAGGATACAAGTTTTTTATCATACTGTACAAGTCACTGTTGCTTATATATGTATGGTAAATTAATCACTTGGAATGATACAATTATCACCTCCTTTAATGAATCACTCTTGAAAAGGGAGCCGTATTTGTACTACAACTTTTTATTGATTTACCAAACTATACAACTGTTATAACATACATTATGAGTATATGATGCATTATAATGATAAATTACTTATAAAATCTTTACGATATTATATTCTTCCATcttattaaaaagttataaaatgtcCTCGTGTTTTAGAATCTTATACAATTTAAcaattatttctttaatttcttcGAAATAAAAAAAGATGCATCGTAACTTTCAAGTCACTACATGTCACCATCTAAAATAAAATCCGACTCGCCAAAAATGGACCTATCAAATCACAACAAAGATcgaatataataaaacaagaaaatCGAGGTATAAAATAACGAGTATAAAACATATTTGGACAAGAACAAGCACACCACTAATAATATTTTGGCACGATCCAATTTAACCTTATACGTACATCTAgacaaaaacaagaacaagaagaacatatataatattgtgtGACAAAGATTTGATTTCATCTATACcctaaaattaattattttacgAGCAATAAATTTATAGGAATCTAACTACAAAAGAAGTTACATAGTTTGGTTAgtttaaactagattttagacccgtgtccaacactggacacgggacttacgatattaacaatattagatctccatatatttaagtcataaaagcttacagttttaaaaaaaaacacggttttaagtgttatattttgcaagttgtagtacaataatcataggttcctcactgtcattattagcctagacaaattggtggaattgtttgccgtagtcattccacaaggcacatgctatatataataatttctccattatagagTATATTGAAACaaatgtactcataatgtgatattattaggaaaaatatttaagaattaaaatataaacatatttgttatcctgtacttgacattcaagtatatgtatttaatcatgatgcgcgttcagaacacgcatatgtttattttcaatcgcttgttctatgataatatgataacaattaggattgtttttatattccttgataacaattaggactcttgatttgagtgacaactgtaactttaaacattaaaatgcaaaactaatatacgaaaaaggagaaaattatgtagctttttgattgagagatagaatgaatttTGAATGGAGTTTatgttgatttggatttaggattTAAGTAACCCTCTGTTATAAATCGTGTTTGGTTTTATGATCTCCGATATcctgtgattcctattgtgtttaagaCAACACCTATTGTGTTTAAGAcaatgatgttgtatatcgttatctgttattatgtttgggatatgtatctaaaactaacattgtatttatatctaatattaaactaaatattaataactataattataaaaatcttatCTAATATTCGTTattaagtcattaggttttgaaataattttttgtagaaaatatttgatatgttaaaaaaattttatttaattaaatgattatacattttaaaaaattctctcaagttgacagataaaaataaatataaattaagtattcagggctaaaaagtgtaaattattgatgaaaaacaaaaaagtgtaaataatgagactttttctacaaattaatataaatattaatataatgatatatttggataatgagtattaagatttttaatttgtagtttatctaaatgatgatatcatcaaaagttaatttgataaaattaaacgatgtgattggttaataagttattaattcaactgtcttatatagtatgtataaagataaaagataaagataaagatttattaTACGTGGCATGTGGGTATAAAACAATAATTAGAATTAAATTATGCAAGTAGTCCTGTCTTTTAGGTTAGTTAATAAAGCTCTCACAAATAACTATACATCACGCTAAGACTATAATTTAATCTTGTTTAGTTTCAACAAAATTTTGATCATGATAAATGGACGAATtggaatatatattaatatacttCAAACACGCTAATTGTGGCATTGTCCACGGGGTGGTACGTACAATCATGGTCAAGGTGTTTGaagtatattaatatatattacaagGGTACAAGCTAATTAAGGTGGTAGACGAGTGCGACTCCACCAGGGGGTGTGCAAATGATATCGTGGATGCTTCTAAGGCCGTTTGGAACGCCATTGGGGTTCCTAAAAGTCAATGGGGGTGAAACCACGGTAACTTGGTCAGATGCATGATCCATCGATACTACTAATGCTTTAAGAACCAATTAAGGCTGATATGATCGATATATATAGAAATGCCAGATGATTTTAGGCTGATCGATTGAagcttatatatatgttgtgatATATCCATATGTAAGCTGGAATAATGTTTTACGGTTTCAAATTTATGTAACATATATGAATAATGCAATCAAGCTACAATTTTTAAGTgacaagattttttttaatttttttttctatattttaagCAATTAACAGAATCAATGTCAGTTGTGCGTATTTGAATGTTCAGGCTCGACGGTAAAATATGTCTCCTTTTGAAAAAATTATAGCACAAAACTTTTTTCGGGCTTTGAAAAAATTATAGCACAAAACTTTTTTCGGGCTTGGAATAATTAAGGGAGACAACTCATTATCACTCCGgttttaattaatcatataaaaaatgaaacagATTTACAATTTGAGACAACAAATTTTCAATTAGAACTACAAATCACTTGATGTTTAGATGCATATTTTATGCAAAAACTTTATAGTCATTTCAACATTAGATTACAAAAATTACTAACCTGTATAACCGTTTTTACTCATGCTAATAGATGACAAGAATTAATTTATAGCATAGAAtagataataatgatatatgatatataaagattaaaagaacaatgttttgaaaaaaatatcatatcttTTGACTTtagaacttatatatataaaatataagttcttgtaacatcccaaaactttttgacgttAACAGTTAACTTGCCGTTAACGACCGTTAGTAACTATGCATTTTATATGTGCTTACGTGAATTTAATGATCTACatgagatatgtgttaaagtgatttaaagtaatgaaattaaagttgataatgattaataaagccAATTAATGTTCCCGATAAGATATAAGGGTCGATAAGTGTCCCCGTAGGCGTTAAAAGAGCCGTTAAGGGCCAAAACGGGTTGTAACGAAGtgcgagggcctagatgtaaagttttgAAAGTTATTCCACTATATATAATAGCTTATGCACGACCTAAAGGCTGGAAATCAGATCTAAACCCTAGAAAATTCTCACACGCAAAACCCTACATTAATTCTTCAAGTTATAGTCGATTTCGGGGGATTTCGGAAgggtttttgcttggttttCGATCCGTTGATCAACCCTACAGGTATTATATCAtcaattgattgttgattaagttttaatgtaagtttggtCCCTGTAAATTCGATCATGAGGGCTGGGGTTGTTCGAAGTTGATGTTTTCGGTTAAAAACGACGTTTTCGTGAGTAAAATTATTAATAGAGTTGATTAACTATGTCAAGATGCAAAGTTTAATGTTgaataatgttttttatatgtaaataagtgAATCCCAGGTGTTTAATTAGATCCATGTGTGTTCAATCGTGTTTTTGAATCAAACGTTGTGGTTTCGGGTCGTTTTGATGATCAAAAAGAGGGATTCATTTATGCAGTTGATGTAAGGATcaattggtgttttcaatgagtgatgttggtcttattttaagtgtatttgatgttcataagacctggagatgtgttaaagtcgttagggatgtgtttggttaggttttgaagttgtttttcacgtctggtcgtcgtaactcccgttacggttgtgtaactcccgttagcagGGTAACTGTGATAGCACCTCcactgtaactcccgttacaaatattcgtaactcccgttagggactgattttgttaacatttctaaacgaccataacttttgaaccgtaactccgtttttgacgaataagctaTGCAcagaatcg
This genomic window contains:
- the LOC122601919 gene encoding uncharacterized protein LOC122601919; protein product: MAHYAIEQDVRDTASSSRKYTNRDNCVETHDRLVRDYFAEEPKFDENFFRTRFRMSRRLFVKIASDLEINFEYFQRRVDGRGKMGFSALQRCTSAVRPLAYGSNPDSLDDYLNMSERSSCVTLNAFCDRVIRLYRHEYLRRPTRNDTQRILDHHAFYHGFPGMLGIAGSNNDLNVLNQSPLFNAFEDGTAPLVSFTVNGTEYKYPYFLVDEIYPRYAMFVKTISHPTGEKRIRFAKAQQAARKDMERAFAIEWSTGRDTEPKRSQRSSDGSH
- the LOC122602099 gene encoding putative ripening-related protein 1; the protein is MKQLSGFQLVLFSVFVASLVVSGAQSCSPSGKLKGKKPPPGKCINDPDCCRDGKFYTTYTCSPPVTKQTKATMTINDFEKGGDGGAPSECDNKYHSNETPVVALSTGWYNKGSRCLKYVNVHYKGKSVKAKVVDECDSTKGCDSDHGFQPPCPNNVVDGSKAVWEALGVPKSDWGEAQVTWSDA